In Morococcus cerebrosus, a single genomic region encodes these proteins:
- the hemH gene encoding ferrochelatase, which translates to MPRFLPEPPLPYTEQNRTAVLLLNLGTPDAPTAQAVKPYLLDFLSDQRVVELPKLLWQPILRGLILTLRPKKSAHAYEKIWFKDGSPLLVYTARQAETLGKLLPDITVRYAMTYGNPGVADVLAELKSQGIGNLLVVPLYPQYAASSTGAALDKVFLQLLRQRNQLSIRTVSRFYEDAGYIEAMKKHIQAYWTEHGRGEKLMLSFHGIPQKQYDEGDPYPDECRHTAKLLAEALGLTEQEYIVSFQSQFGKAKWVKPSTQVLFDELPKQGITKLDVFCPGFMADCLETMEEIALIGREQFHAAGGKEYRYIPCLNDSAEWIGALADLVRRNLCGWV; encoded by the coding sequence ATGCCCCGTTTCCTGCCAGAGCCTCCCCTCCCCTATACCGAACAAAACCGTACCGCCGTCCTACTGCTTAACCTCGGCACACCGGATGCTCCGACCGCACAAGCCGTCAAACCCTACCTGCTCGACTTTTTATCCGACCAACGCGTGGTGGAACTGCCGAAGCTATTGTGGCAACCGATCTTGCGCGGCCTGATACTGACGCTGCGCCCGAAAAAAAGCGCGCACGCCTATGAAAAAATCTGGTTTAAAGACGGCTCACCCTTATTGGTTTATACCGCACGCCAAGCCGAAACCTTGGGCAAACTACTGCCGGATATAACCGTCCGCTACGCCATGACTTACGGCAACCCGGGCGTTGCTGACGTCTTGGCGGAATTGAAATCGCAAGGCATCGGTAATCTTTTGGTAGTCCCACTCTACCCGCAATATGCGGCATCGAGCACAGGTGCGGCTTTGGATAAAGTATTCTTGCAATTACTGCGCCAGCGCAACCAACTCAGCATACGCACGGTGTCCCGTTTCTACGAGGATGCAGGCTATATCGAAGCCATGAAAAAACATATTCAGGCATATTGGACGGAACACGGACGCGGCGAAAAACTGATGCTGAGTTTTCACGGCATACCGCAGAAACAGTACGACGAGGGCGACCCTTATCCCGACGAATGCCGCCATACGGCCAAACTGCTTGCCGAAGCCTTGGGACTGACTGAGCAGGAATATATCGTCTCCTTCCAAAGCCAGTTCGGCAAGGCGAAATGGGTTAAACCGAGTACGCAGGTTCTGTTTGACGAACTGCCGAAACAAGGCATAACGAAATTGGACGTTTTCTGTCCGGGCTTCATGGCAGACTGCTTGGAAACGATGGAAGAAATCGCTTTGATAGGGCGCGAACAATTTCATGCCGCCGGCGGTAAAGAATACCGCTATATCCCCTGCCTGAACGACAGCGCAGAATGGATAGGCGCACTGGCAGATTTGGTGCGGCGCAATTTGTGCGGATGGGTTTGA
- a CDS encoding carbon starvation CstA family protein encodes MKSLKTFLIWGIVVLVGVASFTTLALSRGEQVSAVWMVTAAVSVYCIAYRFYSLYIAKYVMQLDPNRLTPAERHNDGLDYVPTHKGVLFGHHFAAIAGAGPLVGPVLAAQMGYLPGTLWIIFGVVFAGAVQDMMVLFVSMRRDGKSLGDIVKQELGTVPGVIASIGILMIMVIIMAVLALIVVKALVHSPWGTFTIAATMPIALFMGIYTRYIRPGKIGEISIVGFILLMLAVIYGDNVAHSSIGHWFDLDGIQLTWAIMIYGFVASVLPVWLLLTPRDYLSTFLKIGTIVALAIGILIVSPALQMPAVTHFIDGSGPVFSGALFPFLFITIACGAVSGFHALISSGTTPKMLENETHVRMIGYGGMLMESFVAIMALAAAASLDPGVYFAMNSPAALIGTDANTAAEVITTKLQFSVDAATLLHTAKEVGENTILSRAGGAPTLAVGMAHIMSRLIPGEAMMAFWYHFALLFEALFILTAVDAGTRVARFMIQDLGSIFYKPFGNTDSIPANLIATFFAVALWGYFLYTGVTDPLGGINSLWPLFGIANQMLAGVALIMCAVVLIKMKRDRYVWVALVPAVGVLFVTCYAGLQKLFHSDPRVSFLAHAGKYSDALAKNEVLAPAKDIGEMSQIIFNDKINAGLTALFLSVVVIVAIYGVRTAMKARKVGWPTAKEIPAVYRDGKQPEAQSEA; translated from the coding sequence ATGAAATCGCTCAAAACGTTCCTTATTTGGGGCATTGTGGTTTTGGTCGGCGTAGCGTCCTTTACCACTTTGGCCCTCAGTCGGGGCGAGCAGGTCAGTGCGGTATGGATGGTCACCGCCGCCGTGTCGGTGTACTGCATCGCTTACCGTTTTTACAGTCTCTACATCGCCAAATATGTGATGCAGCTTGATCCGAACCGCCTCACGCCCGCCGAGCGGCACAATGACGGTTTGGACTATGTGCCGACACACAAAGGCGTATTGTTCGGACACCACTTTGCCGCGATTGCGGGCGCAGGTCCCTTGGTCGGTCCTGTGCTGGCTGCGCAAATGGGTTATCTGCCGGGTACGCTGTGGATTATCTTCGGCGTAGTGTTTGCCGGCGCGGTACAAGACATGATGGTCTTGTTCGTCTCCATGCGCCGCGACGGTAAGTCTTTGGGCGATATCGTAAAACAAGAACTCGGCACTGTACCCGGCGTGATCGCGTCCATCGGCATTTTGATGATTATGGTCATCATCATGGCGGTGTTGGCGCTGATTGTGGTGAAAGCACTGGTTCACAGCCCTTGGGGTACGTTTACGATTGCCGCCACCATGCCGATTGCGCTGTTTATGGGTATTTACACCCGCTATATCCGTCCGGGCAAAATCGGCGAGATTTCCATCGTCGGCTTTATCCTGCTGATGCTGGCGGTTATTTACGGCGACAATGTGGCGCACAGCTCCATCGGTCACTGGTTTGACCTTGACGGCATCCAGCTCACTTGGGCGATTATGATTTACGGCTTCGTAGCATCAGTATTGCCGGTATGGCTGCTGCTGACACCGCGCGACTATCTCTCTACCTTCCTGAAAATCGGTACGATTGTCGCACTCGCCATCGGCATCCTCATCGTCAGCCCTGCGCTGCAAATGCCTGCCGTGACCCACTTTATCGACGGTTCCGGCCCAGTATTCTCAGGTGCATTGTTCCCGTTCCTCTTCATTACCATCGCCTGTGGTGCGGTTTCAGGCTTCCACGCGCTGATTTCTTCCGGTACTACGCCGAAAATGCTGGAAAACGAAACCCACGTCCGCATGATCGGTTACGGCGGTATGTTGATGGAAAGTTTCGTGGCCATTATGGCGCTTGCCGCTGCTGCATCGCTTGATCCCGGCGTGTACTTCGCCATGAACAGCCCTGCTGCCTTGATCGGCACGGACGCCAATACTGCCGCCGAAGTAATTACCACCAAGCTGCAATTCTCTGTCGATGCCGCAACCCTGTTGCACACCGCTAAGGAAGTCGGCGAAAACACCATCCTTTCCCGTGCGGGCGGTGCGCCAACCCTCGCAGTCGGTATGGCACACATCATGAGCCGTCTGATTCCGGGCGAAGCCATGATGGCATTCTGGTATCACTTTGCCCTGTTGTTTGAAGCCTTGTTCATCCTGACCGCCGTCGATGCCGGTACACGCGTCGCACGCTTCATGATTCAAGACTTGGGCAGCATCTTCTACAAACCTTTCGGCAACACCGACTCCATCCCTGCCAACCTGATTGCGACCTTCTTCGCCGTGGCATTGTGGGGCTACTTCCTCTACACCGGCGTGACCGACCCCTTGGGCGGCATCAACTCGCTCTGGCCTTTGTTCGGCATCGCCAACCAAATGCTGGCAGGCGTAGCATTGATTATGTGTGCCGTTGTATTGATTAAGATGAAACGCGACCGTTATGTCTGGGTGGCACTCGTTCCTGCCGTCGGCGTACTGTTTGTAACCTGCTATGCCGGCCTGCAAAAACTGTTCCACAGCGACCCGCGCGTCAGCTTCCTTGCCCATGCCGGCAAATACAGCGACGCATTGGCTAAAAACGAAGTCCTCGCGCCTGCTAAAGACATCGGCGAAATGTCGCAGATTATCTTCAACGACAAAATCAATGCCGGCTTGACCGCATTGTTCCTCTCCGTCGTCGTCATCGTTGCCATCTACGGCGTGCGTACCGCCATGAAAGCACGCAAAGTCGGCTGGCCGACCGCCAAAGAAATTCCGGCGGTGTACCGCGACGGCAAACAACCGGAGGCACAAAGTGAAGCGTAA
- the prmB gene encoding 50S ribosomal protein L3 N(5)-glutamine methyltransferase: MFTQAAQELTSVRDILRFAVSRFNDAGLFFGHGSDNAHDEAAYLILHTLNLPLDTLEPYLDAKLLQSEKEEVLAVLERRAVEHIPAAYLTHQAWQGDFDFYVDERVIVPRSFIYELLGDSLTPWIEHPELVHRALDLCTGSGCLAIQMAHHYPAAEIDAVDLSLDALEVAAINVEDYGLEERINLIHTDLFEGLEGTYDLIVSNPPYVDAESVDMLPDEYLHEPELALGSGEDGLDATRQILLHAAKYLNPKGVLLVEIGHNRDVLEAAYPELPFTWLETSGGDGFVFLLTREQLLGEY; this comes from the coding sequence ATGTTTACCCAAGCAGCCCAAGAATTGACCTCCGTCCGCGACATCCTGCGTTTCGCCGTCAGCCGTTTCAACGATGCCGGTTTGTTTTTCGGGCATGGCTCGGACAACGCGCACGACGAAGCCGCCTACCTCATCCTGCATACCCTCAACCTGCCTTTGGACACGCTGGAGCCCTACCTCGATGCTAAGCTGCTGCAAAGCGAGAAAGAAGAAGTGTTGGCAGTACTGGAACGCCGCGCAGTCGAACACATCCCCGCCGCCTACCTTACCCATCAGGCATGGCAAGGCGATTTCGATTTTTATGTTGACGAACGCGTCATCGTACCGCGCTCGTTTATTTACGAGCTGCTCGGCGACAGCCTCACCCCATGGATAGAGCATCCCGAATTGGTTCACCGCGCATTGGATTTGTGTACCGGCAGCGGCTGCCTCGCCATTCAAATGGCGCACCACTACCCTGCCGCTGAAATTGACGCCGTCGATTTGAGTTTGGATGCGCTGGAAGTAGCCGCCATCAACGTTGAAGATTATGGTTTGGAAGAGCGCATCAACCTGATTCACACCGACTTGTTCGAAGGATTGGAAGGCACATACGACCTGATTGTTTCCAACCCGCCCTACGTCGATGCCGAATCGGTCGATATGTTGCCCGACGAATACCTGCACGAACCCGAACTCGCCCTGGGCAGCGGCGAAGACGGCTTGGACGCCACCCGCCAAATCCTGCTGCACGCAGCCAAATACCTGAATCCCAAAGGCGTACTGCTGGTCGAAATCGGACACAACCGCGATGTATTGGAAGCTGCCTATCCCGAGCTGCCGTTCACTTGGCTGGAAACCAGCGGCGGCGACGGATTCGTATTCTTACTGACCCGCGAGCAGCTATTGGGCGAATACTAA
- a CDS encoding zinc-dependent alcohol dehydrogenase family protein → MKAMVYHGANDIRFEEKPRPQIIDPTDAVVKIVKTTICGTDLGIWKGKNPEVADGRILGHEGIGIVEEVGEAVKNIKVGDKVIISCVSKCCTCDNCKIQLYSHCRNGGWILGYMIDGTQAEYVRTPYADNSLVPLPDNVNEEVALLLSDALPTAHEIGVQYGDVKPGDTVFIAGAGPVGMSALLTAQLYSPAAIIVCDMDENRLKLAKELGATHTVSPASGDVFKQVFAIVGDDGVDCAIEAVGIPATWNMCQDIVKPGGHIAVVGVHGQSVDFKLEKLWIKNLAITTGLVNANTTEMLMKAISSSSVDYTKMLTHRFKFSELEKAYDVFKHAAENQAMKVVLEAD, encoded by the coding sequence ATGAAAGCAATGGTTTATCACGGCGCAAACGACATCCGTTTTGAAGAAAAACCCCGTCCGCAGATTATCGATCCGACCGATGCGGTGGTGAAAATCGTCAAAACCACGATTTGCGGTACCGACTTGGGTATTTGGAAAGGCAAAAACCCCGAAGTCGCCGACGGTCGTATTCTTGGCCATGAAGGCATCGGTATTGTAGAAGAAGTCGGCGAGGCTGTAAAAAACATCAAAGTCGGCGATAAAGTCATTATTTCATGCGTCAGCAAATGCTGTACTTGCGACAACTGCAAAATCCAACTCTATTCACACTGCCGCAACGGCGGCTGGATTTTGGGCTACATGATCGACGGCACGCAAGCCGAATACGTCCGCACGCCTTATGCCGACAACAGCCTTGTTCCGCTGCCCGACAACGTCAATGAAGAAGTCGCCCTGCTGTTGAGCGACGCCTTGCCGACCGCCCACGAAATCGGCGTGCAATACGGCGATGTTAAACCCGGCGACACCGTCTTCATCGCAGGTGCAGGCCCTGTCGGCATGTCCGCCCTGTTGACCGCCCAACTGTACAGCCCTGCTGCCATCATCGTTTGCGATATGGACGAAAACCGTTTGAAACTGGCGAAAGAATTGGGCGCAACCCATACCGTCAGCCCTGCTTCAGGCGACGTATTCAAACAGGTCTTTGCCATCGTCGGCGACGACGGCGTGGACTGCGCCATCGAAGCCGTCGGCATCCCCGCCACATGGAATATGTGTCAAGACATCGTCAAACCGGGCGGTCATATCGCCGTCGTCGGCGTACACGGTCAATCCGTTGATTTCAAACTGGAAAAACTCTGGATTAAAAACCTCGCCATCACAACCGGCTTGGTAAATGCCAATACCACCGAAATGCTGATGAAGGCAATTTCCAGCAGCTCCGTCGATTACACCAAAATGCTGACCCACCGTTTCAAATTCAGCGAATTGGAAAAAGCCTACGACGTGTTCAAACACGCCGCCGAAAACCAAGCCATGAAAGTGGTTTTGGAAGCGGATTGA
- the thrS gene encoding threonine--tRNA ligase has translation MLNITLPDGSVRQYESPVTVAQIAASIGAGLAKATVAGKVNGKLVDACDPITEDSTVQIITPKDQEGVEIIRHSCAHLVGHAVKQLYPNAKMVIGPVIEEGFYYDIATEKPFTPEDVAAIEARMKELIAQDYDVIKIMTPRAETIKIFQDRGEEYKLRLIEDMPEVEAMGMYHHQEYVDMCRGPHVPNTRFLKNFKLTKLAGAYWRGDSNNEMLQRIYGTAWATKDELKAYIQRIEEAEKRDHRKLGKQLDLFHLQDEAPGMVFWHPKGWALWQTIEQHMRKELNAAGYKEVKTPQIMDKTFWEKSGHWDNYKDNMFVTSSEKREYAVKPMNCPGHVQIFNNGLRSYRDLPMRLAEFGSCHRNEPSGALHGLMRVRGFVQDDAHIFCTEDQIVGEARAFNELLVRIYKQFGFHDVSVKLSLRPEKRAGSDDVWDKAEQGLREALTACGVEWGELPGEGAFYGPKIEYHVKDALGRSWQCGTLQLDFVLPERLDAEYVTENNDRARPVMLHRAILGSLERFIGILIENHAGSFPLWLAPVQMVIMNITENQADYCREVAAKLQAAGFRVELDLRNEKIGYKIRDNSQYRFPYQIVVGDKEKQENKVAVRRKAEDLGSLDLDDFIAQLQQEIADALVNH, from the coding sequence ATGTTGAACATTACCTTGCCGGACGGCTCAGTCCGCCAATACGAATCGCCCGTTACCGTGGCACAGATTGCCGCGTCTATCGGAGCAGGTTTGGCGAAGGCGACGGTGGCGGGTAAGGTAAACGGCAAATTGGTCGATGCGTGCGATCCGATTACCGAAGATTCAACCGTCCAAATCATTACCCCGAAAGACCAAGAAGGCGTTGAAATCATCCGCCACTCTTGCGCCCACCTTGTCGGTCATGCGGTCAAGCAGCTCTATCCTAATGCAAAAATGGTTATCGGCCCCGTCATTGAAGAGGGCTTTTATTACGATATTGCTACGGAAAAACCGTTTACGCCTGAAGATGTTGCCGCTATTGAAGCGCGTATGAAAGAATTGATTGCTCAGGATTATGATGTAATCAAAATCATGACTCCGCGAGCCGAAACCATCAAAATTTTCCAAGATCGCGGTGAAGAATATAAGCTGCGCCTGATTGAAGATATGCCCGAAGTTGAAGCAATGGGTATGTATCATCATCAGGAATATGTTGATATGTGCCGCGGTCCGCACGTTCCGAACACCCGCTTCCTGAAAAACTTCAAGCTGACCAAGCTGGCAGGCGCATACTGGCGCGGCGACAGCAATAATGAAATGCTGCAACGTATTTACGGCACCGCTTGGGCGACAAAAGACGAATTAAAAGCCTATATCCAACGCATTGAAGAAGCAGAAAAACGCGACCATCGCAAATTGGGCAAGCAACTGGATTTGTTCCACTTGCAAGACGAAGCGCCGGGTATGGTGTTTTGGCATCCCAAAGGTTGGGCTTTGTGGCAGACTATTGAGCAGCATATGCGTAAAGAGCTGAATGCCGCCGGTTATAAAGAAGTCAAAACCCCCCAAATCATGGATAAAACCTTTTGGGAAAAATCCGGTCACTGGGATAACTACAAAGACAATATGTTCGTAACCAGTTCGGAAAAACGTGAATACGCGGTTAAGCCGATGAACTGCCCGGGACATGTTCAGATTTTCAATAACGGTCTGCGTTCGTACCGCGATTTGCCGATGCGTTTGGCAGAATTTGGTTCTTGCCATCGCAACGAGCCGAGTGGCGCACTGCATGGACTGATGCGTGTCCGCGGTTTTGTACAAGACGATGCGCATATTTTCTGTACCGAAGATCAAATCGTCGGCGAAGCGCGGGCATTCAATGAATTGCTGGTTCGTATTTACAAGCAATTCGGTTTCCATGATGTGTCCGTCAAACTTTCACTGCGTCCTGAGAAGCGTGCCGGTTCAGACGACGTCTGGGATAAGGCAGAACAAGGCCTGCGCGAAGCATTGACTGCTTGCGGCGTGGAATGGGGCGAATTGCCGGGTGAAGGTGCGTTCTACGGACCTAAAATCGAATATCATGTTAAAGATGCATTGGGACGTTCTTGGCAGTGTGGTACGCTGCAACTGGACTTTGTATTGCCGGAACGTTTAGATGCAGAATATGTAACCGAAAACAATGACCGCGCCCGTCCGGTAATGTTGCACCGCGCCATTTTGGGTTCTTTGGAACGATTTATCGGTATTTTGATTGAAAACCATGCAGGTTCTTTCCCACTATGGTTGGCGCCGGTTCAAATGGTGATTATGAATATCACCGAAAATCAAGCAGATTACTGCCGTGAAGTGGCTGCCAAATTGCAGGCTGCTGGCTTCCGTGTAGAGCTGGATTTGCGTAACGAAAAAATCGGTTACAAAATCCGTGATAACAGCCAATACCGCTTCCCTTATCAAATCGTTGTCGGCGATAAAGAGAAGCAAGAAAACAAAGTGGCCGTGCGCCGCAAAGCAGAAGACTTGGGTTCTTTGGATTTGGATGATTTCATTGCGCAACTGCAGCAAGAAATCGCAGACGCCCTCGTCAACCATTAA
- the infC gene encoding translation initiation factor IF-3: MIAQEREARINGEITAKEVRLISESGEQLGVVSVREALAMAEEQDVDLVEISPTAKPPVCKLMDYGKYKYQQAKKRDEAKKNQKQVQIKEIKFRPGTDEGDYQIKMRNINRFLADGDKVKVTLRFRGREMAHQQLGAQLLERVKEDLAEVAQIESFPKMEGRQMVMMIAPKKK; the protein is encoded by the coding sequence ATCATCGCTCAAGAACGCGAAGCACGAATCAATGGCGAAATTACCGCCAAAGAAGTGCGTTTAATCAGTGAGTCAGGCGAACAGCTTGGTGTTGTATCGGTTCGTGAAGCTTTGGCCATGGCCGAAGAGCAGGATGTGGATTTGGTAGAGATTTCCCCTACTGCCAAACCGCCTGTATGCAAACTGATGGATTACGGTAAATATAAATACCAACAAGCCAAGAAACGCGACGAAGCCAAGAAAAATCAGAAGCAGGTACAAATTAAGGAAATCAAATTCCGTCCGGGTACCGATGAAGGCGATTATCAAATCAAAATGCGCAACATCAACCGCTTCTTGGCTGACGGCGATAAAGTCAAAGTCACGCTTCGTTTCCGCGGTCGTGAAATGGCTCACCAGCAACTCGGTGCGCAACTTTTAGAGCGCGTGAAAGAGGATTTGGCGGAAGTGGCTCAAATCGAATCCTTCCCTAAAATGGAAGGCCGTCAAATGGTGATGATGATTGCACCGAAGAAAAAATAA
- the mutY gene encoding A/G-specific adenine glycosylase encodes MNTPNPFSERLIRWQKQYGRHHLPWQVKNPYCVWLSEIMLQQTQVATVLDYYPRFLEKFPTVQTLAAAPQDEVLSLWAGLGYYSRARNLHKAAQQVVEQFGGTFPSERKDLETLCGVGRSTAAAICAFAFNRHETILDGNVKRVLCRVFALDGNPQDKKFENSLWTLAESLLPSENADMPAYTQGLMDLGATVCKRTKPLCHQCPMADICEAKKQNRIAELPRKKTAPEVQTLPLYWLIVRNPDGEILLEKRPAKGIWGGLYCVPCFEKLDETYACAEKLGIVSDDLSEQPALTHRLTHRLLMITPFEAQISSSDTLRHSENASKDNRFWVKPENLADYGLPKPLADYLKQRQQALF; translated from the coding sequence ATGAACACACCCAACCCTTTCTCCGAACGGCTCATCCGCTGGCAAAAACAATACGGCAGGCACCATCTCCCTTGGCAGGTTAAAAACCCTTATTGCGTCTGGCTTTCCGAAATCATGCTCCAGCAGACGCAGGTTGCCACCGTGTTGGACTACTATCCGCGTTTCTTGGAAAAATTTCCGACCGTACAAACGCTTGCCGCCGCCCCGCAAGACGAAGTGTTGTCGTTGTGGGCGGGCTTGGGCTATTACAGCCGCGCGCGCAATCTGCACAAAGCCGCGCAACAAGTCGTCGAACAATTCGGCGGCACGTTTCCGTCGGAGCGTAAAGACTTGGAAACCCTCTGCGGCGTAGGCAGAAGCACCGCCGCCGCCATTTGCGCCTTTGCCTTCAACCGCCACGAAACCATTTTGGACGGCAACGTCAAACGCGTGCTCTGCCGCGTGTTCGCCCTCGACGGCAATCCGCAGGACAAAAAATTCGAAAACTCGCTCTGGACACTTGCCGAAAGCCTGCTACCGTCTGAAAACGCCGATATGCCCGCCTATACGCAAGGCTTGATGGACTTGGGCGCAACCGTGTGCAAACGGACAAAACCCTTGTGCCATCAATGCCCGATGGCGGACATCTGCGAAGCGAAAAAGCAAAACCGCATCGCCGAGCTGCCGCGCAAAAAAACCGCCCCCGAAGTGCAAACCCTGCCGCTTTACTGGCTGATTGTCCGCAACCCAGACGGCGAAATCCTGCTGGAAAAACGTCCTGCCAAAGGCATTTGGGGTGGGCTGTATTGCGTGCCGTGTTTTGAAAAATTAGACGAAACATACGCTTGCGCCGAAAAGCTCGGCATCGTTTCAGACGACCTTTCCGAGCAACCCGCCCTCACCCACCGCCTGACGCATCGTTTATTAATGATTACGCCGTTTGAAGCGCAAATCAGTTCGTCTGACACGCTGCGCCATTCTGAAAACGCATCAAAAGATAACCGCTTCTGGGTGAAACCCGAAAATCTGGCGGATTACGGCTTACCCAAACCGCTGGCAGATTATTTGAAACAACGGCAGCAGGCATTGTTTTAA
- a CDS encoding YbdD/YjiX family protein, which yields MKRKLAAWWKTAKLTANLMAGVPDYENYVAQQRKHNPNAPVMTELQFQDYCRKRRCGANGGRCC from the coding sequence GTGAAGCGTAAACTCGCCGCTTGGTGGAAAACCGCCAAACTTACCGCCAATCTCATGGCAGGCGTGCCCGATTATGAAAACTACGTTGCCCAACAGCGCAAACATAATCCCAACGCCCCCGTCATGACCGAGCTGCAATTTCAAGACTACTGCCGCAAACGCCGCTGCGGCGCAAACGGCGGAAGATGTTGTTAA
- the tgt gene encoding tRNA guanosine(34) transglycosylase Tgt, with product MLKFTLHKKDGHARRGTLELNHGKIETPVFMPVGTYGSVKAMNPQNLHDIKAQIILGNTYHLWLRPGLEVIEQFGGLHDFIGWNKPILTDSGGFQVFSLSDMRKLTEEGCTFQSPINGDRLFLSPEISMKIQTVLNSDIVMQLDECTPGEATHEQAQKSLQMSLRWAERSKKAFEDLKNPNALFGIVQGAMYEDLREESLRGLEQFDFPGLAIGGLSVGEPKPEMYRMLRTVGPMLPEHKPHYLMGVGTPEDLVYGVAHGVDMFDCVMPTRNARNGWLFTRFGDLKIKNAKHKLDKRPIDESCTCYACQNFSRAYLHHLHRAGEILGAQLNTIHNLHFYQVIMAEMREAIEQGKFADWQAQFHENRARGVD from the coding sequence ATGCTCAAATTTACCTTACATAAAAAAGACGGTCATGCCCGACGCGGCACGCTGGAACTGAACCACGGCAAAATCGAAACGCCCGTATTTATGCCGGTTGGCACTTACGGCTCGGTTAAGGCGATGAATCCGCAAAACCTGCACGACATCAAGGCACAAATTATTTTGGGCAACACTTACCATTTATGGCTGCGCCCCGGTTTGGAAGTCATCGAACAATTCGGCGGCCTGCACGATTTTATCGGCTGGAACAAACCCATCTTGACCGACTCGGGCGGTTTTCAGGTTTTCTCGCTCTCCGACATGCGCAAACTGACTGAAGAAGGCTGTACCTTCCAAAGCCCGATCAACGGCGACAGACTCTTCCTCTCGCCCGAAATCTCCATGAAAATCCAAACCGTACTCAATTCCGACATCGTGATGCAGTTGGACGAATGCACACCCGGCGAAGCAACGCACGAACAGGCGCAAAAATCCCTGCAAATGAGCCTGCGTTGGGCAGAACGCAGCAAAAAAGCCTTTGAAGATTTGAAGAACCCGAATGCCCTATTCGGTATCGTGCAAGGCGCGATGTATGAAGATTTGCGCGAAGAATCGCTGCGCGGCTTGGAACAATTCGACTTCCCCGGCCTTGCCATCGGCGGACTGTCCGTCGGCGAACCCAAACCCGAAATGTACCGCATGCTGCGCACCGTCGGACCGATGCTGCCCGAACACAAACCGCATTACCTGATGGGCGTCGGCACACCCGAAGACCTCGTTTACGGCGTGGCGCACGGCGTGGACATGTTCGACTGCGTCATGCCCACCCGCAATGCGCGCAACGGCTGGCTGTTCACCCGTTTCGGCGATTTGAAAATCAAAAACGCCAAACACAAGCTCGACAAACGCCCGATAGACGAAAGCTGTACCTGCTACGCCTGCCAAAACTTCAGCCGCGCCTACCTGCACCACCTGCACCGCGCCGGCGAAATCTTGGGCGCGCAACTCAACACCATCCACAACCTGCATTTCTACCAAGTCATCATGGCAGAAATGCGCGAAGCCATCGAGCAAGGAAAATTTGCCGATTGGCAGGCTCAATTCCATGAAAACCGCGCCCGCGGTGTAGATTGA
- a CDS encoding c-type cytochrome — translation MKTIHILTLAALSCFSAPTFAADAAQMAQGQKIYETNCAACHGKKGEGRGAMFPPLFRSDYIMKKPQVLLNSMLKGINGPIKVNGKPYNGFMPATAINEADVAAVSTYIMNAFDNGGGTITEKDVKAAKGKK, via the coding sequence ATGAAAACCATCCACATCCTGACACTTGCCGCACTCTCCTGCTTTTCCGCCCCAACCTTCGCCGCCGATGCCGCACAGATGGCGCAAGGGCAGAAAATTTACGAAACCAACTGCGCCGCCTGCCACGGTAAAAAAGGCGAAGGCAGAGGAGCAATGTTCCCGCCCCTGTTCCGTTCCGACTACATCATGAAAAAACCGCAGGTACTGTTGAACAGCATGCTCAAAGGCATCAACGGCCCGATCAAGGTTAACGGCAAACCCTACAACGGCTTCATGCCTGCAACAGCCATCAACGAAGCGGACGTAGCAGCAGTTTCGACCTACATTATGAATGCATTTGATAACGGCGGCGGCACCATCACCGAAAAAGATGTGAAAGCGGCAAAAGGCAAAAAATAA